TGTCGAAGCGCACGCCCCGCACCTTGCCCGACTTGAGCAGCGAGATGTTCTGCTCGGTGATGCCCACCCGCTCGGCCAGTTCGCGCGAGCGCATCTTGCGCTTGGCCAGCATCACGTCCAGGTGTACGACGATGGGCATCAGACGAAGCCCTCGTTCTCGGCGGCCGCCCGGGCCGCCTCTTGCATCACCCGCGCCAGGGCCAGCACCAGCAGGGCGAACAGCAGTTGCTGGTAGTCGGTGGAGCCGACGCTGAGCGTGAGCATGCGCTGGCCGGGCGGGTTGTCCCAGGTGCGGGCCACGCTGGCCGCGGCATGGATCAGCGGGCCGGCCACCCAGTCGGCCAGCAGCCAGGCGCCCAGGCGGCGCAGCGACTGCACGGCCCGGTCGGAAAAGAGGCGCCCCTGGCCGTACTCGCCGAACAGGCACCAGAGCTGCCAGGCCATGCCCAGTGCGAACACCAGGCCCAGGTAGGTCAGGCCCAGCAGACGCAGCTGGGCGGGGGCGGGCAGGCTGGCATCGCCCAGGCCCAATGAATCGGTGCCGTCCAGGGGGATGGCGCCCGGGCGCCACCACAGCCACAAGGGCGAGAGCAGCAGCAGCGGCAGGCCGATCAGCAGCAGGCCGCGCACCAGGCGGCTCAGGCCGCGCAGGCGAGCGGCCAAGGCCTGTTCGTGAGGTGAGGCGGTAGAAATGGTTGTCGGATGCATAAAATTTAATGTAAAACAGTAAATGTTATGCGTCAAACAAGCATTGATGAGCTGCCTGGCCCCAGCCATTGGCGGCGCTGGGTGGCCGCACTGCTGCTGGCCCTGCTGGCGCTGGGCCTGTGGTGGCTCGCGCCACGGGTGGAGTTGGAACTGGCCTTGCACTGGGCGGCGCCGCGCCTGACCCTGAGCCTGGGCGCGGGCCTGCGCTGACCGGGGGGCCAACGCCCCTGGGCGCTGCAGCGCCGTGCCGCTTGGGGCACACTGCCGGCCCATGAAAGCCATTCCCTCCTTGCCGGCGGCCCGCGTGTCGCTGGGCCGCAGCAACCTCTCCGTCAGCCCCGTGTGCCTGGGCACCATGACCTTCGGTGAGCAGGTGGGCCAGGACGAGGCCCATGCCATCCTGGACCGTGCCCTGGCCGCGGGCGTGAACTTCATCGACACCGCCGAGATGTACGCGGTGCCGGCCCGGGCCGAGACCTGCGGCGCCACCGAGTCCATCATTGGCGAGTGGTTTGCCCGCCGCCCCGGGGCCCGCCAGCAGGTGGTGCTGGCCACCAAGGTGGCCGGCCCCAGCCGCAACATGGCCTGGATCCGCGACGGTGCCAGCGACCTGAAGCCCGAGCACATCGTGGCGGCCTGCGAGGCCAGCCTGAAGCGCCTGCAGACGGACGTCATCGACCTCTACCAGATCCACTGGCCCAACCGCAATGCGCCGGCCTTCGGGGCCCTGTACTTCGACCCCGCCAAGGAAACCGAGAACAGCACCATCGAGGCCCAGCTGCGGGCCATGGAGACCCTGGTGCGCGACGGCAAGGTGCGCCATGTGGGCCTGTCCAACGAGACGCCCTGGGGCGTGATGGCCTTTCTGCGCGAGGCCGAGCGCCACGGCCTGCCGCGCGTGGAAACGGTGCAGAACCCCTACGCCCTGACCAGCCGCGCGGTGGACAACGGCCTGGACGAGGTGCTGTGGCGCGAGCAGGTGAGCCTGCTGGCCTATTCGCCGCTGGCCTTCGGCGCGCTGACCGGCAAGTACGACGGCCCCGGACTGGATGCCGACCAGCCGGAGCTGGGGCGCCTGGCGCGCTTCGAGTCGATGCGCCTGCAGCGCTGGGCCCGTGGCGAGGCGGTCAGCGTGGCCGCGAAGTACAACGCCCTGGCCCGCGCGCATGGCCTGACTCCCACCCAGCTGGCGCTGGCCTTCTGCTACCGCAACTGGCGGGTGGCCTCCACCATCATCGGCGTGACCAGCGTGGCCCAGCTGGACGAGTGCCTGGCCGCCTGGCCGGTCACCTTGTCCGACGAACTGAACCAGGCCATCGACGCGCTGCGCTGGCAGCACCGCGACCCGGCACAGTGAGCGGGGAGGGCAGCAGTTCATGGCCAAGAAGGACAAGC
This sequence is a window from Ideonella dechloratans. Protein-coding genes within it:
- a CDS encoding helix-turn-helix domain-containing protein — protein: MPIVVHLDVMLAKRKMRSRELAERVGITEQNISLLKSGKVRGVRFDTLEAICQALDCQPGDLLSYEPDGSDAGHGEPL
- a CDS encoding DUF2975 domain-containing protein gives rise to the protein MAARLRGLSRLVRGLLLIGLPLLLLSPLWLWWRPGAIPLDGTDSLGLGDASLPAPAQLRLLGLTYLGLVFALGMAWQLWCLFGEYGQGRLFSDRAVQSLRRLGAWLLADWVAGPLIHAAASVARTWDNPPGQRMLTLSVGSTDYQQLLFALLVLALARVMQEAARAAAENEGFV
- a CDS encoding aldo/keto reductase — encoded protein: MKAIPSLPAARVSLGRSNLSVSPVCLGTMTFGEQVGQDEAHAILDRALAAGVNFIDTAEMYAVPARAETCGATESIIGEWFARRPGARQQVVLATKVAGPSRNMAWIRDGASDLKPEHIVAACEASLKRLQTDVIDLYQIHWPNRNAPAFGALYFDPAKETENSTIEAQLRAMETLVRDGKVRHVGLSNETPWGVMAFLREAERHGLPRVETVQNPYALTSRAVDNGLDEVLWREQVSLLAYSPLAFGALTGKYDGPGLDADQPELGRLARFESMRLQRWARGEAVSVAAKYNALARAHGLTPTQLALAFCYRNWRVASTIIGVTSVAQLDECLAAWPVTLSDELNQAIDALRWQHRDPAQ